Proteins encoded within one genomic window of Triticum aestivum cultivar Chinese Spring chromosome 2D, IWGSC CS RefSeq v2.1, whole genome shotgun sequence:
- the LOC123054358 gene encoding 50S ribosomal protein L22-like: MANGGSSSGQEKGQCTSLLSAHTSTSRGIPTNFHQLLHNAGISTTRNLLAADNSMVPISSPLTTPLGDAEETNKKGAVVKRLKVQAIKKDIKQSPKKVNLVAKLVRGMRVEDALLQLQVTVKRAAKTLYQVIHSARANAAHNHGLDSDKLIVEGAFVGRGLYLKRLSYHAKGRCGVRERPRCRLTVVVREATAEEEAKIAKLRVSNHKKLTRKEKQLMPHRLIEVSPRWSWKRKEEEADATV; encoded by the exons ATGGCCAACGGCGGGAGCTCCTCAGGCCAAGAAAAAG GCCAGTGCACAAGTTTGTTGAGTGCACACACTTCTACCTCCCGGGGAATTCCAACGAACTTCCATCAGCTGCTCCACAATGCT GGAATATCGACCACAAGGAACCTTCTTGCTGCAGATAATTCTATGGTTCCCATTTCTTCTCCGTTGACAACTCCACTAGGGGATGCAGAAGAGACCAACAAAAAGGGAGCAGTAGTTAAGCGACTGAAAGTCCAAGCCATCAAGAAGGATATCAAGCAG AGCCCCAAGAAGGTGAATCTGGTAGCCAAGCTGGTTCGAGGAATGCGTGTTGAAGATGCACTTTTGCAGCTGCAAGTGACAGTTAAAAGGGCGGCAAAAACTCTGTACCAG GTGATCCATTCTGCTCGTGCCAACGCAGCTCACAACCACGGATTGGATTCTGATAAACTTATCGTGG AGGGGGCTTTTGTGGGGAGAGGACTTTACCTTAAGAGGCTGTCTTACCATGCCAAAGGGAGGTGCGGCGTCAGGGAGAGACCTAGGTGCAGACTGACGGTGGTGGTTAGAGAAGCAACGGCCGAGGAAGAGGCAAAGATCGCTAAACTGAGAGTTAGCAACCACAAAAAGCTAACCCGGAAGGAGAAGCAGCTCATGCCGCACCGGCTTATTGAGGTTAGCCCCAGGTGgtcttggaaaaggaaggaggaggaggctgacGCCACAGTGTAG
- the LOC123054356 gene encoding coniferyl alcohol acyltransferase has protein sequence MVHYDGSEATAKCHGGDEVAVTLTFTSTVVPALPLQEHRLPLSNLDLILPPIDVSVFFCYAAGDDYAAAGTGSLPASTLKAALAKVLVAYYPLAGEVVANAAGEPELLCSGRGVDFAEAAADGVELRELRLGLPDESVERLVPKKKSGVMSVQVTKFKCGGAVVGCTFDHRVCDAYSFNMFLVAWAAAARGTSIPLPPSFNRSFLAPSSPPPSCTAGTLADRLFVPVSLVPPPPATAAPPTAFNRIYHVAAADVAALQASAGPGRTKLEAFTAHLWQLYSRAATPRQDSCCMGVVVDGRGRLRPDGAMRPYFGNVLTIPYGAFGAADLRDMALADVADDVHRWVAEAATGEHFQGLVDWVEAQRPEPTVARAYIGGGDDDGSEGETASCVVSSGLRLPFGEVDFGWGRPAFASYHFPWPGGAGYVMPMPSARGGGDWVVYVHAAPEVVKVMEQEPTVFRAPVSSDIFG, from the exons ATGGTCCACTACGATGGGAGTGAGGCCACCGCCAAatgccacggcggcgacgaggtggcCGTGACGTTGACGTTCACGTCCACCGTGGTGCCGGCGCTGCCGCTGCAGGAGCACCGCCTGCCGCTCTCCAACCTCGACCTCATCCTACCCCCCATCGACGTCAGCGTCTTCTTCTGCTACGCCGCCGGCGACGACTACGCGGCAGCTGGTACAGGTAGCCTCCCCGCGTCGACCCTGAAGGCGGCGCTGGCCAAGGTGCTGGTGGCGTACTACCCGCTCGCCGGCGAGGTCGTGGCCAACGCCGCGGGGGAGCCGGAGCTGCTGTGCAGCGGCCGCGGCGTGGACTTCGCGGAGGCGGCCGCGGACGGCGTCGAGCTGCGGGAGCTGCGGCTCGGCCTGCCGGACGAGAGCGTCGAGAGGCTGGTGCCCAAGAAGAAGTCCGGGGTCATGAGCGTGCAG GTGACCAAGTTTAAGTGCGGCGGCGCCGTCGTGGGGTGCACCTTCGACCACCGCGTCTGCGACGCCTACTCCTTCAACATGTTCCTCGTCGCGTGGGCCGCCGCGGCCCGGGGCACCTCCATCCCGCTGCCCCCGTCCTTCAACCGTTCATTCCTCGCGCCGAGCAGCCCGCCTCCGTCGTGCACCGCGGGCACCCTCGCCGACCGCCTCTTCGTCCCCGTCAGCCTCGTGCCACCGCCACCAGCCACAGCGGCACCACCCACAGCTTTCAACCGCATCTACCACGTGGCCGCGGCCGACGTCGCCGCGCTGCAGGCCTCGGCGGGGCCAGGGCGCACCAAACTCGAGGCGTTCACGGCCCACCTGTGGCAGCTCTACTCCAGGGCAGCGACGCCGCGGCAGGACTCGTGCTGCATGGGCGTCGTCGTCGACGGGCGCGGCCGCTTGCGCCCCGACGGCGCCATGAGGCCCTACTTTGGCAACGTGCTGACCATCCCCTACGGCGCGTTCGGCGCCGCCGACCTGCGCGACATGGCGCTCGCGGACGTCGCGGACGACGTGCACCGATgggtggcggaggcggcgacggGCGAGCATTTCCAGGGGCTGGTCGACTGGGTGGAGGCGCAGCGACCCGAGCCCACGGTGGCGAGGGCTTAcataggcggcggcgacgacgacggcagcGAGGGGGAGACGGCCTCGTGCGTGGTGTCGTCGGGGCTGAGGCTCCCGTTCGGCGAGGTGGACTTCGGGTGGGGCCGTCCGGCGTTTGCGTCGTACCACTTCCCGTGGCCCGGCGGTGCCGGGTACGTGATGCCGATGCCGAGCGCGCGCGGGGGCGGGGACTGGGTGGTGTACGTCCACGCGGCGCCGGAGGTGGTGAAGGTGATGGAGCAGGAGCCAACGGTGTTCAGAGCCCCGGTGAGCAGCGACATATTCGGGTGA